In a single window of the Gossypium hirsutum isolate 1008001.06 chromosome D02, Gossypium_hirsutum_v2.1, whole genome shotgun sequence genome:
- the LOC107909891 gene encoding putative clathrin assembly protein At2g01600 isoform X1, producing MATLQTWRKAYAALKDTTKVGLAHVNSDYADLDVAVVKATNHVECPPKERHLRKIFIATSAIRPRADVAYCIHALGRRLTKTHNWTVALKTLIVIHRALREGDPTFREELLNFSQRARILQLSNFKDDSSPIAWDCSAWVRTYALFLEERLECFRILKYDIEAERLPRPDQGQDKGYSRTRELDSEELLTQLPALQQLLHRLIGCRPEGAAIGNYVIQYALALVLKESFKIYCAINDGIINLVDKFFEMPRHEAVNALDVYKQAGQQANSLSDFYEVCKGLELARNFQFPVLREPPQSFLATMEEYIREAPRVVSVPTEPLLQLTYRPEEGPSEDTKLPNDEPEPSAPADDNAASTVETAPPPPPPTQTNMDTGDLLGLNYSAPDASAIEESNALALAIVPTESGTASTFNSSAGQPVEFDPTGWELALVTTPSTDISAPTDRQLAGGLDSLTLNSLYDEAAYRAQHPAYGTPAPNPFEAQDPFAMSNNVAPPPAVQMAAMAQQQNNPFGAYQPAYQQPQQQQQQLMMSPSNPFGDTGFGAFPVNQVAPVGQPHANNPFGSTGLL from the exons ATGGCGACTCTTCAAACATGGAGAAAAGCTTATGCTGCCCTTAAAGATACCACCAAAGTCGGACTCGCTCATGTCAACAGCGATTATGCG GATTTGGATGTGGCCGTAGTCAAAGCTACCAACCATGTCGAGTGTCCTCCAAAAGAAAGGCATCTTAGAA aaatcttCATTGCGACATCAGCTATTCGGCCTCGAGCAGATGTTGCTTATTGCATTCATGCTCTTGGCCGCAGATTGACCAAGACTCATAACTGGACG GTTGCATTGAAAACGCTTATAGTTATCCATAGAGCATTGAGGGAAGGTGATCCTACTTTCAGAGAAGAACTTTTAAACTTCTCTCAGAGAGCACGGATTCTCCAACTTTCTAATTTCAAGGATGATTCTAGCCCTATCG CATGGGATTGCTCTGCCTGGGTACGTACATATGCATTGTTTTTAGAAGAGAGGCTTGAATGTTTTAGGATTCTGAAGTATGACATTGAAGCTGAGCGTCTACCAAGACCTGACCAGGGGCAGGATAAG GGTTACAGCAGAACCCGGGAGTTGGACAGCGAAGAATTGTTGACACAATTGCCTGCTCTGCAACAGTTGCTTCACCGTCTTATTGGTTGCCGG CCAGAAGGTGCTGCTATAGGCAACTATGTTATACAGTACGCTTTGGCTCTG GTGCTGAAGGAGAGCTTCAAAATATATTGTGCTATTAATGATGGAATTATAAATCTTGTTGACAAG TTTTTTGAGATGCCAAGACATGAGGCTGTCAATGCTCTTGATGTATACAAGCAAGCTGGTCAGCAG GCTAATAGCCTTTCTGATTTCTACGAAGTTTGCAAAGGATTGGAACTTGCTAGGAACTTCCAGTTTCCTGTTCTCAGGGAG CCGCCACAATCTTTTCTTGCTACCATGGAAGAGTATATTAGAGAGGCACCACGTGTGGTTTCTGTTCCAACAGAACCGTTG CTTCAATTAACATACAGACCTGAGGAAGGCCCTTCTGAAGATACTAAATTACCCAATGATGAACCTGAGCCATCTGCTCCTGCTGATGACAATGCAGCTTCCACTGTTGAGACTGCTCCCCCTCCCCCTCCCCCAACTCAGACCAACATGGACACTGGAGATTTATTG GGATTGAATTATTCTGCACCTGATGCCTCAGCAATTGAGGAAAGCAATGCTTTAGCTCTAGCCATAGTACCAACTGAATCTG GTACTGCTTCAACATTTAATTCTAGTGCTGGTCAGCCTGTGGAATTTGATCCTACTGGATGGGAACTTGCCCTTGTCACCACACCAAGTACCGATATTTCTGCACCTACTGATAGGCAATTG GCTGGTGGATTGGACTCGCTCACTCTCAACAGTTTATATGATGAAGCAGCATATAGAGCTCAACATCCTGCATATGGAACACCAGCTCCAAATCCATTTGAGGCACAAGACCCATTTGCCATGTCAAATAACGTTGCTCCCCCACCTGCAGTGCAAATGGCAGCAATGGCTCAACAACAAAACAATCCTTTTGGTGCTTACCAGCCTGCTTATCAGCAGccacagcagcagcagcagcagttgatgatgagCCCATCAAATCCATTTGGTGATACAGGGTTCGGGGCATTTCCGGTGAACCAAGTGGCCCCTGTTGGTCAACCACATGCTAATAATCCATTTGGAAGCACAGGCCTGTTGTAA
- the LOC107909891 gene encoding putative clathrin assembly protein At2g01600 isoform X2: MSSVLQKKGILEVALKTLIVIHRALREGDPTFREELLNFSQRARILQLSNFKDDSSPIAWDCSAWVRTYALFLEERLECFRILKYDIEAERLPRPDQGQDKGYSRTRELDSEELLTQLPALQQLLHRLIGCRPEGAAIGNYVIQYALALVLKESFKIYCAINDGIINLVDKFFEMPRHEAVNALDVYKQAGQQANSLSDFYEVCKGLELARNFQFPVLREPPQSFLATMEEYIREAPRVVSVPTEPLLQLTYRPEEGPSEDTKLPNDEPEPSAPADDNAASTVETAPPPPPPTQTNMDTGDLLGLNYSAPDASAIEESNALALAIVPTESGTASTFNSSAGQPVEFDPTGWELALVTTPSTDISAPTDRQLAGGLDSLTLNSLYDEAAYRAQHPAYGTPAPNPFEAQDPFAMSNNVAPPPAVQMAAMAQQQNNPFGAYQPAYQQPQQQQQQLMMSPSNPFGDTGFGAFPVNQVAPVGQPHANNPFGSTGLL; the protein is encoded by the exons ATGTCGAGTGTCCTCCAAAAGAAAGGCATCTTAGAA GTTGCATTGAAAACGCTTATAGTTATCCATAGAGCATTGAGGGAAGGTGATCCTACTTTCAGAGAAGAACTTTTAAACTTCTCTCAGAGAGCACGGATTCTCCAACTTTCTAATTTCAAGGATGATTCTAGCCCTATCG CATGGGATTGCTCTGCCTGGGTACGTACATATGCATTGTTTTTAGAAGAGAGGCTTGAATGTTTTAGGATTCTGAAGTATGACATTGAAGCTGAGCGTCTACCAAGACCTGACCAGGGGCAGGATAAG GGTTACAGCAGAACCCGGGAGTTGGACAGCGAAGAATTGTTGACACAATTGCCTGCTCTGCAACAGTTGCTTCACCGTCTTATTGGTTGCCGG CCAGAAGGTGCTGCTATAGGCAACTATGTTATACAGTACGCTTTGGCTCTG GTGCTGAAGGAGAGCTTCAAAATATATTGTGCTATTAATGATGGAATTATAAATCTTGTTGACAAG TTTTTTGAGATGCCAAGACATGAGGCTGTCAATGCTCTTGATGTATACAAGCAAGCTGGTCAGCAG GCTAATAGCCTTTCTGATTTCTACGAAGTTTGCAAAGGATTGGAACTTGCTAGGAACTTCCAGTTTCCTGTTCTCAGGGAG CCGCCACAATCTTTTCTTGCTACCATGGAAGAGTATATTAGAGAGGCACCACGTGTGGTTTCTGTTCCAACAGAACCGTTG CTTCAATTAACATACAGACCTGAGGAAGGCCCTTCTGAAGATACTAAATTACCCAATGATGAACCTGAGCCATCTGCTCCTGCTGATGACAATGCAGCTTCCACTGTTGAGACTGCTCCCCCTCCCCCTCCCCCAACTCAGACCAACATGGACACTGGAGATTTATTG GGATTGAATTATTCTGCACCTGATGCCTCAGCAATTGAGGAAAGCAATGCTTTAGCTCTAGCCATAGTACCAACTGAATCTG GTACTGCTTCAACATTTAATTCTAGTGCTGGTCAGCCTGTGGAATTTGATCCTACTGGATGGGAACTTGCCCTTGTCACCACACCAAGTACCGATATTTCTGCACCTACTGATAGGCAATTG GCTGGTGGATTGGACTCGCTCACTCTCAACAGTTTATATGATGAAGCAGCATATAGAGCTCAACATCCTGCATATGGAACACCAGCTCCAAATCCATTTGAGGCACAAGACCCATTTGCCATGTCAAATAACGTTGCTCCCCCACCTGCAGTGCAAATGGCAGCAATGGCTCAACAACAAAACAATCCTTTTGGTGCTTACCAGCCTGCTTATCAGCAGccacagcagcagcagcagcagttgatgatgagCCCATCAAATCCATTTGGTGATACAGGGTTCGGGGCATTTCCGGTGAACCAAGTGGCCCCTGTTGGTCAACCACATGCTAATAATCCATTTGGAAGCACAGGCCTGTTGTAA